From Azospirillum baldaniorum, the proteins below share one genomic window:
- a CDS encoding CocE/NonD family hydrolase translates to MTHMAPVILEQPPLLAVRPPETVSMRTRDGVRLDADLYRPDGVGPWPVLLLRLACGRRTAMTSHYAHPRWYAARGYVVVVQDVRGRGTSEGRFRPFEAEREDGADAVAWAASLPGSNGTVGMYGSGYAGMAQLLALAERPAALRAVVPALAGWDVFTDWATEGGAFRLADAMGWALHCAAESARRLEDGAAYRALLEAIRSLPLDDEIPSRPRVLRDYARHCHYDDWLTTPGPGGSWDELSPRHALSGGIGEVSVLQIGGWYDPRLTGTLEAHDALSAGCDGTVRLLVGPWDRHGVAVHAGLDSPKPADVPSFDALQLGWFERFLKGEMNGAERGGPIRLFDVLERRWRDLPALLPAARPLHLSSDGLATRRGGALRDDAPDEAFLDVLVHDPRDPVPTVGGHAVPDAGPRDRAAADARPDVAVYDTAPLTAPLTLSGLAALEIWVEADAPSFDVSAVLSAVLPDGRVLPLSQGHARVEPGGEQRPMPVALRALCATLPAGSALRLSLAGSCFPAYPINPGTGAEPGETRLVDAQPITLLIHGGGARPSRLLLPARG, encoded by the coding sequence ATGACCCATATGGCCCCGGTGATTCTCGAACAGCCGCCTCTCCTGGCCGTCCGGCCGCCCGAAACCGTTTCCATGCGGACGCGCGACGGTGTGCGGCTGGACGCCGATCTCTACCGCCCCGACGGGGTCGGCCCCTGGCCGGTCCTGCTGCTGCGTCTGGCCTGCGGGCGGCGCACGGCGATGACCAGCCATTACGCGCACCCGCGCTGGTACGCCGCCCGCGGCTACGTCGTCGTGGTGCAGGACGTGCGCGGGCGCGGCACGTCGGAGGGCCGATTCCGCCCCTTCGAAGCGGAGCGCGAGGACGGCGCCGACGCGGTGGCCTGGGCGGCTTCCCTGCCCGGTTCCAACGGCACGGTGGGCATGTACGGCAGCGGCTACGCCGGGATGGCGCAGCTTCTGGCCCTGGCCGAGCGGCCCGCCGCGCTGCGCGCTGTGGTTCCGGCGCTGGCCGGGTGGGATGTCTTCACCGACTGGGCGACGGAGGGCGGCGCCTTCCGGCTGGCCGACGCGATGGGCTGGGCGCTGCACTGCGCGGCGGAGTCCGCCCGCCGGCTGGAGGATGGCGCGGCCTACCGCGCACTCCTGGAGGCGATCCGCAGCCTGCCGCTGGACGACGAGATTCCGTCCCGCCCGCGGGTGCTGCGGGACTATGCGCGGCACTGCCATTACGACGACTGGCTGACCACGCCGGGCCCGGGCGGAAGCTGGGACGAGCTGTCTCCCCGCCACGCTCTCTCCGGCGGTATCGGTGAGGTCTCCGTCCTTCAGATCGGCGGCTGGTACGACCCGCGCCTGACCGGCACGCTGGAGGCGCACGACGCCTTGTCCGCCGGCTGCGATGGCACCGTCCGCCTGCTGGTCGGTCCCTGGGATCGCCATGGGGTGGCGGTCCATGCCGGGCTCGACAGCCCGAAGCCGGCCGACGTGCCGTCCTTCGACGCCCTGCAACTCGGCTGGTTCGAGCGCTTCCTGAAAGGGGAGATGAACGGCGCGGAGCGCGGCGGCCCAATCCGCCTGTTCGACGTTCTGGAACGCCGCTGGCGCGACCTGCCGGCCCTGCTGCCCGCCGCAAGGCCCCTGCATCTGTCGAGCGACGGACTCGCCACGCGGCGCGGCGGCGCCCTGCGCGACGATGCTCCGGACGAAGCGTTCCTCGACGTGCTGGTCCACGATCCGCGCGATCCGGTGCCCACCGTGGGCGGTCACGCGGTTCCGGACGCCGGCCCGCGCGACCGCGCCGCCGCCGACGCCCGCCCCGACGTGGCGGTCTACGACACCGCTCCGCTCACGGCGCCGCTGACATTGTCGGGATTGGCCGCCCTGGAAATCTGGGTGGAGGCCGACGCGCCGTCCTTCGACGTCAGCGCCGTCCTCTCCGCCGTGCTGCCCGACGGGCGCGTCCTGCCGCTCAGCCAGGGGCACGCGCGGGTGGAGCCGGGCGGCGAGCAGCGTCCCATGCCGGTGGCCCTGCGCGCGCTCTGCGCGACCCTGCCCGCCGGAAGCGCGCTGCGCCTCAGCCTCGCCGGGTCCTGCTTCCCGGCCTATCCCATCAATCCGGGGACGGGGGCGGAGCCGGGCGAAACCCGGCTGGTGGACGCGCAGCCGATCACCCTGCTCATCCACGGCGGTGGCGCCCGGCCGTCGCGCCTGCTGCTGCCAGCCCGAGGCTGA
- a CDS encoding adenine phosphoribosyltransferase, with product MDLKNHIRGIADFPKPGILFYDISPLLAHAEAWKEAVDQLAEALRPHKPELLVGIESRGFLIAAPLALALGTGFIMVRKHGKLPGDKVAHSYDLEYGTDTIEVQADAVKPGQRVVVLDDLLATGGTMAAAISLLRRVGADVRAAAFLVELTFLNGRDKLDVPSVSLMSYDS from the coding sequence ATCGATCTGAAGAACCACATCCGCGGCATCGCCGACTTCCCCAAGCCCGGCATCCTCTTCTACGACATCTCTCCGCTGCTGGCTCACGCCGAGGCGTGGAAGGAAGCGGTGGACCAGCTCGCCGAGGCGCTGCGCCCGCACAAGCCGGAACTGCTGGTGGGCATCGAATCGCGCGGCTTCCTGATCGCCGCCCCGCTGGCCCTGGCGCTCGGCACCGGCTTCATCATGGTGCGCAAGCACGGCAAGCTGCCCGGCGACAAGGTCGCCCATTCCTACGACCTGGAATACGGCACCGACACCATCGAGGTTCAGGCCGACGCCGTGAAGCCGGGCCAGCGCGTGGTCGTCCTCGACGATCTGCTGGCGACCGGCGGCACCATGGCCGCGGCGATCAGCCTGCTGCGCCGCGTCGGCGCCGACGTCCGCGCCGCCGCCTTCCTGGTCGAGCTGACCTTCCTCAACGGCCGCGACAAGCTGGACGTGCCCAGCGTCTCGCTGATGAGCTACGATTCGTAA
- a CDS encoding MlaE family lipid ABC transporter permease subunit, whose protein sequence is MARERAWLESSRAGDGEWRLAALGHWDLKAAGSLSGTLDRFALDGGGAVSLDLSRLDAMDTVGAYLLSALSDRLKAAGHGVDLAAIRPEHAALFDAVREVGPPPVERAQTHRPILDMLERTGRTAVDGLREGRDLLSFLGLIAITFGRLIVNPRRLRFRSVMFHIEQTGLNALPILGLLSFLIGVVLAFQGADQLRRFGAELFVVNLLGVSILREIGILMTAIIVAGRSGSAFTAQIGTMKVNQEVDAISTLGLDVVELLVVPRALALMITLPLLAFYADIMGLFGGAVMSYATLDITFGQFIRQLHGAVTLPHFLVGLVKAPVFALVIAMVGCYEGLKVSGSAESVGTLTTKSVVESIFLVIVLDAVFSVLFSFLRL, encoded by the coding sequence ATGGCGCGCGAAAGGGCGTGGTTGGAATCGTCGCGCGCCGGCGACGGTGAGTGGCGGCTGGCGGCTCTCGGCCATTGGGATTTGAAGGCCGCCGGGTCGCTGTCGGGCACGCTCGACCGCTTCGCGCTGGACGGCGGCGGGGCGGTCAGCCTCGACCTGTCGCGGCTGGACGCCATGGACACGGTGGGGGCCTATCTGCTGTCCGCCCTGTCCGACCGGCTGAAGGCGGCTGGCCACGGCGTCGATCTGGCCGCCATCCGCCCGGAGCACGCCGCCCTGTTCGACGCCGTGCGCGAGGTCGGTCCCCCGCCGGTCGAGCGGGCGCAGACGCACCGCCCCATCCTCGACATGCTGGAGCGCACCGGTCGCACCGCCGTCGACGGGCTGCGCGAGGGGCGGGATCTGCTCTCCTTCCTCGGCCTCATCGCCATCACCTTCGGGCGGCTGATCGTGAATCCGCGCCGGCTGCGCTTCCGCTCGGTGATGTTCCACATCGAGCAGACCGGGCTGAACGCCCTGCCGATCCTCGGGCTGCTGTCCTTCCTGATCGGCGTGGTGCTGGCCTTCCAGGGGGCGGACCAGCTCCGCCGTTTCGGGGCGGAGCTGTTCGTGGTCAACCTGCTGGGCGTGTCGATCCTGCGCGAGATCGGCATCCTGATGACCGCCATCATCGTGGCCGGGCGCTCCGGTTCCGCCTTCACCGCGCAGATCGGCACCATGAAGGTGAACCAGGAGGTGGACGCCATCAGCACGCTGGGGCTGGACGTGGTGGAGCTTCTGGTGGTGCCGCGCGCGCTGGCCCTGATGATCACCCTGCCGCTTCTGGCCTTCTACGCCGACATCATGGGGCTGTTCGGCGGTGCTGTGATGAGCTACGCGACGCTGGACATCACCTTCGGGCAGTTCATCCGCCAGCTTCACGGCGCCGTCACGCTGCCGCATTTCCTGGTTGGACTGGTGAAGGCGCCGGTCTTCGCGCTGGTGATCGCCATGGTCGGCTGTTACGAGGGGCTGAAGGTGTCCGGCAGCGCCGAGAGCGTGGGCACGTTGACCACCAAGTCGGTGGTCGAGTCCATCTTCCTGGTGATCGTCCTGGACGCGGTCTTCTCCGTCCTGTTCTCCTTCCTCAGGCTGTGA
- a CDS encoding ABC transporter ATP-binding protein, which produces MAPFDDDQRTGAQDAVIRVRGLVTRFGPQVVHDGLDLDVRRGEVLGVVGGSGTGKSVLLKEILGLIRPADGRIELLGRDTAGLPESERVALQARTGVLFQNGALFSSMTVAQNVMVPLREHTDLSAALSAEIARVKIAMSGLPANAGAKFPSELSGGMIKRAGLARALALDPDILFLDEPTAGLDPIGAAAFDQLIRNLQRSLGLTVFMVTHDLDSLTSICDRIAVLVDKKIRVGTLEEHLRDPHPWIHDYFHGPRGRAARHAES; this is translated from the coding sequence GTGGCGCCTTTCGACGATGACCAACGGACCGGTGCGCAGGACGCGGTGATCCGCGTGCGCGGGCTGGTCACGCGCTTCGGCCCGCAGGTGGTCCATGACGGGCTCGACCTCGACGTGCGGCGGGGCGAGGTGCTGGGCGTGGTCGGCGGCTCCGGCACCGGCAAGTCGGTCCTGCTCAAGGAGATCCTCGGCCTGATCCGCCCGGCGGACGGCCGGATCGAGCTGCTGGGCCGCGACACCGCCGGCCTGCCGGAATCGGAGCGGGTGGCGCTCCAGGCGCGCACCGGCGTGCTGTTCCAGAACGGCGCGCTGTTCAGCTCGATGACCGTGGCGCAGAACGTCATGGTGCCGCTGCGCGAGCACACCGACCTGTCGGCGGCGCTGTCGGCGGAGATCGCGCGGGTCAAGATCGCCATGTCCGGCCTGCCGGCCAACGCCGGGGCCAAGTTCCCGTCGGAGCTGTCGGGCGGCATGATCAAGCGCGCCGGTCTTGCCCGCGCGCTGGCGCTCGACCCCGACATCCTGTTCCTCGACGAGCCGACGGCCGGGCTGGACCCCATCGGCGCCGCCGCCTTCGACCAGCTGATCCGCAACCTCCAGCGCAGCCTGGGGCTGACCGTCTTCATGGTCACCCACGACCTGGACAGCCTGACCTCCATCTGCGACCGCATCGCCGTGCTGGTGGACAAGAAGATTCGCGTGGGCACGCTGGAGGAGCATCTCCGCGACCCGCACCCCTGGATTCACGACTATTTCCACGGACCGCGCGGCCGCGCCGCGCGCCATGCAGAAAGCTGA
- a CDS encoding MlaD family protein gives METRTSYILVGSFVLALLAGLFVFTVWVAKIQLEETRQPYYIYFTGSVTGLQEGSPVRYRGIPVGTATDIRLDPNDVSRVRVRIEVQEGTPIKTDSIASLEVQGITGGAYVQISGGTEMSELLRTAHDGGIPVIPSRPSSLTVFVDAAPQLLNRALDLTNRVADLLTPQNQAAIAEILANTRDLTGELARASQGLDTTLAQANRTLQGFETVGPQIGETMDQAQRTLAAVEGGMKTVSGDLHTLAGSLNKTANQLNAMIGENRGAIRDFTGGGLYELTLLISQLRDLSGQLSRVVTRIENDPSNFLFGGTRQGVEVRGR, from the coding sequence ATGGAAACCCGCACCAGCTACATCCTCGTGGGCAGCTTCGTGTTGGCCTTGCTCGCCGGCCTCTTCGTCTTCACGGTCTGGGTCGCCAAGATCCAGCTGGAGGAGACGCGCCAGCCCTATTACATCTACTTCACCGGCTCGGTGACCGGCCTTCAGGAGGGCAGCCCGGTGCGCTACCGCGGCATCCCCGTGGGCACGGCGACCGACATCCGCCTGGACCCCAACGACGTCAGCCGCGTGCGCGTGCGGATCGAGGTGCAGGAAGGCACGCCGATCAAGACCGACTCCATCGCCTCGCTGGAGGTCCAGGGCATCACCGGCGGCGCCTACGTCCAGATTTCCGGCGGCACGGAGATGAGCGAGCTTCTGCGCACCGCGCATGACGGCGGCATCCCGGTGATCCCGTCGCGCCCGTCGTCGCTGACGGTCTTCGTCGACGCCGCCCCGCAGCTTCTGAACCGCGCGCTGGACCTGACCAACAGGGTGGCGGACCTGCTGACCCCGCAGAACCAGGCGGCCATCGCCGAGATCCTGGCGAACACCCGCGACCTGACCGGCGAGCTGGCCCGCGCCAGCCAGGGGCTGGACACGACGCTCGCCCAGGCCAACCGGACGCTCCAGGGCTTCGAGACGGTCGGGCCGCAGATCGGCGAAACCATGGACCAGGCGCAGCGCACGCTGGCCGCGGTGGAAGGCGGCATGAAGACGGTGAGCGGCGATCTGCACACGCTGGCCGGATCGCTGAACAAGACCGCCAACCAGCTCAACGCCATGATCGGGGAGAACCGTGGGGCGATCCGCGACTTCACCGGTGGCGGGCTGTATGAACTGACCTTGCTGATCTCGCAGTTGCGCGACCTGTCGGGGCAATTGTCCCGCGTCGTGACGCGGATCGAGAACGACCCGTCGAACTTCCTGTTCGGCGGAACCCGCCAGGGCGTGGAGGTGCGTGGACGATGA
- a CDS encoding ABC-type transport auxiliary lipoprotein family protein, with amino-acid sequence MTSRLMKGVAAALLAVGLMTGCAALNPTAPSLYTLTPGTVAESGLPPVSWQLLVEPPAASAGIDTPRIAVTRSATALDYFAGVSWADRAPNMVQGLIVQSFEDSRRIVSVGRDSAGLRSDFLLKTELRDFQAEFSAASAAAPDRVRVRLSAKLVAMPNRTIEAGETFDAVVPVRGSDFTDVIAAFNTALGQVEGALVDWTLRRGEAVFRADAGRGRSAGVR; translated from the coding sequence ATGACGAGCCGTTTGATGAAGGGGGTGGCGGCGGCGCTGCTGGCGGTCGGCCTGATGACCGGCTGCGCGGCGCTGAATCCCACCGCGCCCAGCCTCTACACGCTGACGCCGGGAACCGTGGCGGAGTCCGGGCTGCCGCCGGTGAGCTGGCAATTGCTGGTGGAGCCTCCGGCGGCCAGCGCCGGGATCGACACGCCGCGCATCGCGGTCACCCGCTCCGCCACCGCGCTCGACTATTTCGCCGGGGTGTCCTGGGCCGACCGGGCGCCGAACATGGTGCAGGGTCTGATCGTCCAATCCTTCGAGGACAGCCGGCGGATCGTCTCGGTCGGGCGCGATTCCGCGGGCTTGCGTTCCGATTTCCTGCTGAAGACCGAACTGCGCGACTTCCAGGCGGAATTCAGCGCCGCCAGCGCCGCGGCTCCGGACCGGGTGCGGGTCCGGCTGTCGGCCAAGCTGGTCGCCATGCCCAACCGGACCATCGAGGCGGGCGAGACCTTCGACGCCGTGGTCCCGGTGCGCGGGTCGGATTTCACCGACGTGATCGCCGCCTTCAACACGGCGCTGGGTCAGGTGGAAGGCGCGCTGGTGGATTGGACCCTGCGGCGGGGCGAGGCGGTGTTCCGTGCGGATGCCGGCCGTGGCCGTTCGGCGGGCGTCCGTTAA